A DNA window from Sporosarcina sp. ANT_H38 contains the following coding sequences:
- a CDS encoding YaiI/YqxD family protein produces the protein MTTILIDADACPVVKETIQIASTFGFRCILICDTTHEMHRDGAETIIVSKGADAVDFVLVNRVQKNDIVVTQDYGLAAMVLAKKGHPIDQNGRRYTEENIDQLLYARHTAQKVRMAGGRLRGPKKRSKESDLKFEESLKKLCAELVGM, from the coding sequence ATGACGACAATTCTTATCGACGCGGATGCGTGTCCGGTTGTGAAAGAAACAATCCAAATAGCGAGTACCTTTGGATTTCGCTGCATCCTTATCTGTGATACGACCCATGAAATGCATCGAGATGGTGCTGAGACTATTATCGTCTCAAAGGGGGCGGATGCAGTCGATTTCGTTCTTGTTAATCGTGTACAGAAAAATGATATTGTCGTTACACAAGATTACGGTTTGGCCGCGATGGTACTTGCAAAAAAAGGCCATCCTATAGATCAAAATGGACGACGCTATACAGAGGAAAATATTGACCAGCTATTGTATGCTCGTCATACAGCCCAGAAAGTCCGTATGGCTGGCGGGCGATTACGTGGACCCAAAAAGCGCTCAAAGGAAAGTGATTTGAAATTCGAAGAAAGTCTGAAGAAATTGTGTGCTGAACTTGTAGGGATGTAG
- a CDS encoding M20/M25/M40 family metallo-hydrolase, protein MARNRMLFSFLLLFSIVMAACSPKASIVDSPEFDQTQNEFIEELDVEKIHSSLKELTKKPRVAGTNSEIRAAAFLTVQLQSEGYEVEVQPFDFEKYIMPESKSLVVEGFDGSFSPASFQYSVDGNTSGQLVDAGYGLKSDYKKIDVKGKIALVAVDKTAFYELVLLASEAGAKAILLYFPDESESTNWTLGREHFEDFIPALALTYDEGKKLLDFVKKGSPVNATVEIEGARIEKLASQNIIATKKPTKVADVNDDIILIGAHYDSVDKAPGASDNASGTAVVLELARMFKTLPTNKEIRFLFFGAEEEGLHGSKKYVSAMSKDEIKRSSAMFNLDMVGSADAGNLAIQTLDGWDNIVTKAASKANEELNGTSIETTFGDRSDHTPFHNAGIDAALFIYDPVEEWYHTPNDTIEKLSKDRLLNVAKIISSSVFELTFSAIPEE, encoded by the coding sequence ATGGCTCGTAATAGAATGCTGTTCTCATTCCTATTATTATTTTCTATTGTAATGGCAGCTTGTTCGCCAAAAGCGTCCATCGTGGACAGTCCTGAATTTGACCAAACACAAAATGAATTTATCGAGGAATTGGACGTTGAAAAGATTCACTCTTCATTGAAAGAGTTAACGAAAAAACCCCGTGTAGCTGGCACAAATTCTGAAATAAGGGCAGCTGCTTTTTTGACTGTACAATTGCAATCAGAGGGTTATGAGGTCGAGGTTCAACCATTCGATTTTGAGAAGTACATTATGCCGGAGTCAAAGAGCCTTGTTGTTGAGGGATTTGACGGTTCATTCTCACCCGCTAGCTTTCAATATTCGGTCGACGGTAATACCAGCGGACAGTTGGTCGATGCGGGATATGGCTTGAAATCAGATTATAAAAAAATCGATGTAAAAGGAAAAATCGCGCTTGTTGCCGTTGATAAAACCGCTTTTTACGAGCTAGTGTTATTAGCGTCAGAAGCTGGTGCTAAGGCAATTCTTCTCTATTTTCCAGATGAATCGGAGAGTACGAACTGGACACTTGGAAGGGAGCATTTTGAAGACTTCATCCCGGCATTAGCCCTTACTTATGATGAAGGTAAGAAGCTTCTTGACTTTGTAAAAAAGGGCAGTCCTGTTAATGCTACGGTCGAAATTGAAGGAGCTAGAATTGAAAAATTGGCATCTCAAAACATCATCGCCACTAAAAAACCTACTAAAGTAGCTGATGTTAATGATGATATTATCTTGATAGGAGCCCATTATGATTCAGTCGATAAAGCGCCTGGAGCGAGTGACAACGCAAGCGGAACTGCGGTTGTCCTCGAGCTCGCACGGATGTTTAAAACATTGCCAACAAATAAAGAAATCCGCTTCCTGTTTTTCGGGGCTGAAGAAGAAGGATTGCATGGGTCGAAAAAATACGTAAGTGCTATGTCGAAGGATGAAATTAAACGCTCTTCCGCTATGTTCAATTTGGATATGGTAGGCAGTGCAGACGCCGGAAATTTGGCCATTCAAACATTAGACGGCTGGGATAATATCGTTACAAAGGCAGCGAGCAAGGCTAACGAAGAACTGAATGGCACCTCGATTGAAACTACTTTCGGAGACAGAAGTGATCACACACCATTCCATAATGCAGGAATCGACGCAGCATTGTTCATTTATGATCCTGTTGAAGAGTGGTATCATACACCTAATGATACTATTGAAAAATTAAGTAAAGATCGTCTTCTTAACGTTGCGAAAATCATTAGTTCTTCAGTTTTTGAATTAACTTTTTCAGCCATCCCCGAGGAATAA